The Humulus lupulus chromosome 3, drHumLupu1.1, whole genome shotgun sequence genome window below encodes:
- the LOC133821132 gene encoding uncharacterized protein LOC133821132: MLTGPFCSGFGWDNDRKTVTAEKSVWEAYLQSHKEAAPSRSSHSLGMMTYVWFLARIVQLEKMQRLQQMLLKNFKLKKKTLLLEKMISTMLTMWMKCHLCLFQMQQEVFNLTLNQMGLQRRKGKL; encoded by the exons ATGTTGACTGGACCATTTTGTAGCGGATTTGGGTGGGACAACGACAGAAAAACTGTTACTGCAGAAAAGTCAGTGTGGGAAGCATATTTGCAG AGTCACAAAGAAGCAGCCCCTTCAAGATCAAGTCATTCCCTTGGTATGATGACTTATGTATGGTTTTTGGCAAGGATCGTGCAACTGGAAAAAATGCAGAGACTGCAGCAGATGTTGTTGAAGAACTTCAAACTGAAGAAGAAAACACTACTCTTGGAGAAGATGATTTCAACTATGCTAACAATGTGGATGAAGTGCCATCTATGTCTGTTTCAGATGCAACAAGAGGTGTTCAATCTCACACTCAATCAGATGGGtcttcaaagaagaaaaggaaaactgTAA